The proteins below come from a single Candidatus Schekmanbacteria bacterium genomic window:
- a CDS encoding RNA methyltransferase codes for MKVSKKVEKTPPLYIALIHYPVINKDNEIIGTSITNLDIHDLSRTSATYGIKKFFMVTPFDEQNKLLERIVEHWTKGKGAEKNPLRAKALETVEVVKDFDDVLANIKKEEKKKPLIISTTARKMKGALSYKELKEQISQTSSPILLLFGTGWGIAGEILKKSDIILKPIEGKNGYNHLSVRCASAIIIDRLFGSR; via the coding sequence ATGAAGGTCTCAAAAAAAGTTGAAAAAACTCCTCCCCTTTACATTGCCCTAATCCATTATCCTGTTATAAATAAGGATAATGAAATAATTGGGACATCGATTACCAATTTGGATATACATGATCTATCAAGAACCTCAGCAACTTATGGAATAAAGAAATTCTTTATGGTCACCCCCTTCGACGAACAAAACAAACTCCTTGAAAGAATCGTTGAACATTGGACTAAAGGGAAAGGTGCAGAAAAAAATCCCCTGCGTGCAAAAGCACTTGAAACTGTAGAAGTTGTAAAAGACTTTGATGATGTTCTTGCAAATATAAAAAAAGAAGAAAAGAAAAAACCCTTGATAATTTCCACTACAGCAAGAAAAATGAAAGGCGCGCTAAGTTATAAAGAATTAAAAGAACAAATATCTCAAACATCATCACCAATACTCCTGCTGTTTGGTACCGGCTGGGGCATAGCTGGAGAAATTTTGAAAAAATCGGATATCATATTGAAACCAATAGAAGGGAAAAATGGATATAATCATCTATCTGTAAGGTGCGCATCTGCGATTATTATAGACCGGTTGTTTGGAAGCAGATAA